In Tachyglossus aculeatus isolate mTacAcu1 chromosome 10, mTacAcu1.pri, whole genome shotgun sequence, the following proteins share a genomic window:
- the TARBP2 gene encoding RISC-loading complex subunit TARBP2 isoform X2: MSEEEQGSGLPSLEQMLAANPGKTPISLLQEYGTRIGKTPVYDLLKAEGQAHQPNFTFRVTVGDSTCTGQGPSKKAAKHKAAEEALRYLKRGSVLEAVPEDSRRSPMEGKAPVSAQQSECNPVGALQLVVQKGWRLPEYTVTQESGPAHRKEFTMTCRVERFVEIGSGTSKKLAKRNAAAKMLVRIHNVPMDLRDGPEAEAEDDQFSMGTGSRLDGGKGKTAGCTWDSLRNSAGEKIVSLRSQPLGTAGPGSCGLLHDLSEEQAFNVSYLDIDQLSLSGLCQCLVELTTQPTTVCHGSAPTRDAARAEAARHALQYLKIMAGGK, encoded by the exons atgagtgaggaggagcagggctcCGGGCTCCCCAG tttAGAGCAAATGCTGGCAGCCAACCCGGGCAAGACTCCGATCAGCCTCTTGCAAGAGTATGGGACGAGAATAGGCAAGACCCCCGTGTACGACCTGCTCAAAGCCGAGGGCCAAGCCCACCAGCCCAATTTCACCTTCCGCGTCACTGTCGGCGACAGCACCTGCACCG GCCAGGGCCCCAGTAAGAAAGCAGCCAAGCACAAGGCCGCCGAAGAGGCCCTCAGATACCTGAAGCGGGGTAGCGTGCTCGAGGCGGTTCCCGAAGACAGCAG GAGGTCGCCCATGGAGGGGAAAGCCCCAGTGTCGGCGCAGCAATCAGAATGTAACCCCGTCGGGGCCTTACAG CTGGTAGTGCAGAAGGGCTGGCGCCTGCCCGAGTACACGGTGACCCAGGAGTCCGGCCCCGCTCACCGCAAGGAGTTCACCATGACCTGCCGCGTCGAGCGCTTCGTGGAGATCG GGAGCGGCACCTCGAAGAAGCTGGCCAAGCGCAACGCGGCGGCCAAGATGCTGGTCCGCATCCACAACGTCCCCATGGACCTGCGGGACGGGCCCGAGGCCGAGGCCGAGGATGACCAGTTCTCCATG GGCACGGGGTCTCGGCTGGACGGGGGCAAGGGGAAGACGGCGGGCTGCACGTGGGACTCGCTGAGGAACTCGGCCGGGGAGAAGATCGTGTCGCTGCGCAGTCAGCCCCTGGGCACGGCCGGGCCCGGCTCCTGCGGCCTCCTGCACGACCTGTCCGAGGAGCAGGCCTTCAACGTCAGCTACCTGGACATCG ACCAGCTGAGCCTGAGCGGGCTGTGCCAGTGCCTGGTGGAGCTGACGACGCAGCCCACCACAGTGTGCCACGGCTCGGCGCCCACGCGGGACGCCGCCCGGGCCGAGGCCGCCCGCCACGCCCTGCAGTACCTCAAGATTATGGCCGGGGGCAAGTGA
- the TARBP2 gene encoding RISC-loading complex subunit TARBP2 isoform X1, with protein sequence MSEEEQGSGLPSLEQMLAANPGKTPISLLQEYGTRIGKTPVYDLLKAEGQAHQPNFTFRVTVGDSTCTGQGPSKKAAKHKAAEEALRYLKRGSVLEAVPEDSRRSPMEGKAPVSAQQSECNPVGALQELVVQKGWRLPEYTVTQESGPAHRKEFTMTCRVERFVEIGSGTSKKLAKRNAAAKMLVRIHNVPMDLRDGPEAEAEDDQFSMGTGSRLDGGKGKTAGCTWDSLRNSAGEKIVSLRSQPLGTAGPGSCGLLHDLSEEQAFNVSYLDIDQLSLSGLCQCLVELTTQPTTVCHGSAPTRDAARAEAARHALQYLKIMAGGK encoded by the exons atgagtgaggaggagcagggctcCGGGCTCCCCAG tttAGAGCAAATGCTGGCAGCCAACCCGGGCAAGACTCCGATCAGCCTCTTGCAAGAGTATGGGACGAGAATAGGCAAGACCCCCGTGTACGACCTGCTCAAAGCCGAGGGCCAAGCCCACCAGCCCAATTTCACCTTCCGCGTCACTGTCGGCGACAGCACCTGCACCG GCCAGGGCCCCAGTAAGAAAGCAGCCAAGCACAAGGCCGCCGAAGAGGCCCTCAGATACCTGAAGCGGGGTAGCGTGCTCGAGGCGGTTCCCGAAGACAGCAG GAGGTCGCCCATGGAGGGGAAAGCCCCAGTGTCGGCGCAGCAATCAGAATGTAACCCCGTCGGGGCCTTACAG GAGCTGGTAGTGCAGAAGGGCTGGCGCCTGCCCGAGTACACGGTGACCCAGGAGTCCGGCCCCGCTCACCGCAAGGAGTTCACCATGACCTGCCGCGTCGAGCGCTTCGTGGAGATCG GGAGCGGCACCTCGAAGAAGCTGGCCAAGCGCAACGCGGCGGCCAAGATGCTGGTCCGCATCCACAACGTCCCCATGGACCTGCGGGACGGGCCCGAGGCCGAGGCCGAGGATGACCAGTTCTCCATG GGCACGGGGTCTCGGCTGGACGGGGGCAAGGGGAAGACGGCGGGCTGCACGTGGGACTCGCTGAGGAACTCGGCCGGGGAGAAGATCGTGTCGCTGCGCAGTCAGCCCCTGGGCACGGCCGGGCCCGGCTCCTGCGGCCTCCTGCACGACCTGTCCGAGGAGCAGGCCTTCAACGTCAGCTACCTGGACATCG ACCAGCTGAGCCTGAGCGGGCTGTGCCAGTGCCTGGTGGAGCTGACGACGCAGCCCACCACAGTGTGCCACGGCTCGGCGCCCACGCGGGACGCCGCCCGGGCCGAGGCCGCCCGCCACGCCCTGCAGTACCTCAAGATTATGGCCGGGGGCAAGTGA